From the genome of Spinacia oleracea cultivar Varoflay chromosome 2, BTI_SOV_V1, whole genome shotgun sequence, one region includes:
- the LOC110786587 gene encoding uncharacterized protein, whose amino-acid sequence MAKVSRVRRLKYRSRNGKTERYQIPSCSHKIFKDINNKSSKLSEKKDWEDANCSVCMESPHNAVLLLCSSYNKGCRPYMCATGYRFSNCLDQYKNAYKKGTPGSTTPGLNPEWPEEKMEASELLCPLCRGQVKGWTLVEPARKYLNKKKRTCMQENCTFVGNYKQLKKHVKNEHPWARPREVDPSLEAKWKSLEREREISDVMSTFSPGTIVLGDYVIDPNFNPFISRDYDMDMDDLLGDELESFGANGIRSGGFQLRRNYDSYDDDDDEDDDDDVVGISRHSAIPLGRHHRRMLFLGRSRRRRRRD is encoded by the coding sequence ATGGCGAAAGTTAGCAGGGTAAGGCGTCTCAAGTACAGAAGCCGTAATGGCAAAACAGAACGATATCAGATTCCTTCATGCTCGCACAAGATTTTCAAAGACATAAACAACAAGTCTTCTAAGTTGTCAGAGAAGAAAGATTGGGAAGATGCCAATTGCTCGGTTTGCATGGAGTCCCCTCACAATGCTGTTCTTCTGCTTTGTTCCTCTTACAACAAAGGCTGCCGCCCCTACATGTGTGCCACTGGTTACCGCTTTTCTAATTGCCTTGACCAATATAAGAATGCATACAAAAAAGGAACCCCGGGCTCTACCACTCCGGGCCTCAACCCTGAATGGCCCGAGGAAAAGATGGAAGCATCTGAGCTTCTGTGTCCACTCTGCCGTGGGCAGGTGAAGGGGTGGACCCTAGTTGAACCAGCTCGGAAATATCTTAACAAGAAGAAACGAACATGCATGCAGGAGAACTGCACTTTTGTTGGTAACTACAAACAGCTGAAGAAGCATGTCAAGAATGAGCACCCGTGGGCCCGACCCAGGGAAGTGGACCCGTCCCTTGAAGCGAAATGGAAAAGTttagagagggagagagaaataAGTGATGTCATGAGCACGTTTTCACCAGGTACGATTGTTTTGGGGGATTATGTTATTGATCCAAACTTTAACCCCTTCATTAGTAGAGATTATGACATGGATATGGACGACTTGTTGGGCGATGAACTTGAGTCTTTTGGGGCAAATGGTATCAGGAGCGGCGGATTCCAGTTACGGAGaaattatgattcatatgacgacgacgacgacgaggatgatgatgatgatgttgtcggAATAAGCCGGCATTCAGCGATCCCGCTAGGCCGTCATCATAGACGAATGTTGTTTTTGGGAAGGTCGCGTCGGAGGAGGAGGCGGGATTGA
- the LOC110774642 gene encoding uncharacterized protein, giving the protein MGRKLENQQNWSVNGVIVTVYEELSSTSAPRYRKIRTTNSNPITRSCGYDRRAELLAYAHHLRNVGPTPQQVHQVHSPTPILPNKPKKRRRLFARLKTLKFSFRRLFGGHKNKTWKYENVESSERESKYRSCPSPRRGRGKCSKISKKLNRALKQFSCGCKCSKDFNKNDEQFQDLHNTTGVKLS; this is encoded by the exons ATGGGAAGAAAACTAGAAAACCAACAAAACTGGAGTGTTAATGGTGTTATAGTTACTGTGTATGAGGAATTATCTTCTACATCTGCCCCACGCTATCGGAAGATCAGAACCACAAACTCTAATCCGATCACAAGATCATGTGGCTATGATCGCAGGGCTGAGCTTCTCGCCTACGCTCATCACCTCCGGAATGTGGGTCCCACTCCCCAACAGGTTCATCAAGTTCATAGCCCCACACCAATTCTCCCCAATAAGCCCAAG AAAAGAAGAAGATTGTTTGCACGACTAAAAACACTCAAATTCTCCTTTAGGAGGTTGTTTGGTGGACATAAAAACAAGACATGGAAATACGAAAACGTCGAATCAAGTGAACGCGAAAGCAAATACCGATCATGCCCTTCCCCACGCCGGGGAAGGGGCAAGTGTAGTAAAATCTCTAAG AAGTTGAACCGTGCGTTGAAGCAGTTTTCCTGTGGTTGCAAGTGTAGCAAAGACTTCAATAAAAATGATGAGCAATTTCAAGATTTACACAATACTACAGGAGTAAAACTGAGTTAG